TCAGATAAGGAAGATGATGCTCCTAAGGAGAAAactgctgctgctgctaAGATCCTTGATTTGAAAGAAGAGGAATTAGAAAAAGCTAGAAAAACTATTTTCATTGGTAATGTTCCAAATACTGTCATtggtaataaaaatatttataaggaattcaagaaattattTAGTACAAATCCAAAGAAGGATGAAGAGGctaaagaagaagaagaaaagacaGATGAGAAAAAAGTcaacaaatttgaaattgaaagtATAAGATTCAGATCTATCTCATTCGAAGAAATGCTGCCAAGGAAAATTGCTTATgttaaacaaaaattacatAAAACCAGAGATTCTGTCAACGCATATATCATCTATAAGAACAAGAAAGTTATAAAAACCATCACCAAGAATTTAAACGGTTACATATTTCACGATCACCATTTAAGAGTTGATTCCGTTTCCCACCCAACTGCAcatgataataaaagatcTCTATTTGTAGGAAATCTAGATTTCGAAGAAGCTGAAGAAACTTTGTGGAGACATTTTGCTAAGGCAGGTGAAATTGAATACGTACGTGTCGTTAGAGACTCCAAGACAAATGTGGGTAAAGGTTTTGCATATGTTcaatttaaagatttcCAAAGTGTCAACAAAGCATTATTACTAGATGGCAAGCCaatgataaataaaaataaaccaGATAAGAAGGCAAGAAAATTACGTATCACAAGATGTAAAAACATGCATAAGGTTGCAGCTAGTGCCATTAATGGTAAAATTactaaaaaattaaatgaaaatcaAAAGACTAAGTTCGGCAGagcaaagaaaattttagGTAAAGCTGATAGAGCCACTGTAGGTACAGAATTAACTATTGAAGGTGCCAGAGCCACTAAAGGTCAAGGTGTATCTttaagaagaaagaaacaaaGGTCCGTTTCAGGTAGAGTCACGAAACGTTCTCAAGCATTTAAAAAGGCACAATCTGAAGAAGATGCCCACCCTAAAGCAAGTAAGAAAATAGagaattaaaaacaaaGCATTATCGCCAACTTTCAGTAGTTTCCCTCTTTCCAGCGCTCTTAATAGCCGCAATTTaattacatatatacatagtATTAGTAacattaattatattagaCCTATATTACAAATAGAAAACTTAAAATACttataaattgaattttaaaacaatgaTGGCATGGGGTGTATTACTTTAGAACCTGGTATCATTGCAATCCTACTACCTTATAAGTAGGTTTTCAGTCTTCgtatttgaaaaatcttgattattattagcaTTAGTAAAGTCATTCATTAGGAACTTgaaaattaaacaaatataaaaaacgttcagatatttcaatattaatttttaggtaaatgaaaaatagTCAACTATTTGGGATCTACTCTTAACTTTTAATgagaatattattagacAAATATAACAAGTCAATTTACactttcattaataaatcaatcgTAATGAGGAACACACGCAAACGTTTGAGAAGTGATTATGATCTAGTTTCACCGATCAAGGATGAACCTAAAATTAAATCGAAATACtttaaaaaagaagaagatgggTTGATAGTTACACTAGATAATGACAAAATAGAGGTTCCATATGAGGATAAAGTCGATATTGAGTGGGTTAAAACTTTGAAGAATGGGGAATATTTCAAGTATTTAGATGACAAAACTGGAGAAAAACCTCATCAATGGAGGCAACCCTTAGATCTTTCTATTTTTAAGAATACTCCAAAGCATCTGCTGCctgataattttatttcaacGTATTCGAAGATCCGGCTAATCAGATCTATGATTAGAACTCCAGTCGATACAATGGGATGTGCCACATTGCCACTGACTGTCGGTGTTAAAGTTGGTATTAAAAAGTCTCAAATCATTCCTAAAAATTATAGATTACAAACTTTACTTGGTGTCATGTTATCTGCTCAGACTAAAGATGAAGTCACAGCACAAGCAATACATAACATTATGGAATATTGCATAGACGAGTTGAAATCGGAGGAGGGTTTGAATTTGGATTCATTATTGGaaatagataataaaactttGGATGATATGATTTATTCTGTTGGGTTCCATAATAGAAAAACTAAGtttataaaagaaactGCTAAATTACTTAAAGAAAAGTATAATTCTGATATACCTTCTAATataaaagatttattagCTCTACCTGGTGTGGGACCTAAAATGGGATATTTAGTAATGCAAAAAGCATGGGGCAAAATTGATGGTATTTGTGTGGATGTTCATGTACATAGATTTgctaaattattcaaatgGGTAGATCCTAAAAAGTGTACAACTCCAGAACATACAAGAAAAGCACTGGAAAAATGGTTACCTCATGAGCTTTGGTATGAGATAAATTCCGTTTTAGTGGGATTTGGACAAGTAATATCAGAACCAAGTTTTAAGAGATTCAGATTGAATAGTAACAAAATGATTAATTCTAAGATCAgcaaaaatgaagaagatacTCAAATAACAGGGCTAGAAGATTGGAGCTTAGAATTCACAAAAAGTAGAGGTGATTGTTCAGAATGGTTGAATtatgttaataatataaatatcaaagaaaatattatcaaaaacGAAGATGGcttggaaaatattttgaagacAGAGTATGCTACCTCCATTGTAGAGAAAAACGATGTATTTCAACTTAAGAGTGAATCTGAAACTTATAAAATTGAGGAACCtattttgaagaaagaaactATTAAAGTCAAAATAGAAAACTAATTTTTCCCTAAATAATTTATGACCAATTGGTGCAAATcgtatttatatatgtatgcaTAGTTGGGTGTCTTTTCAGTTATCAATTATagattaaaatttaaataactagaattaaaaattatatgacATTAATAAAGTTATGCTTCGTAAaataaagtatatattactgaaaaattaaccATGAGTTTAATGAATGGATTGGATTATTGTAATATGCTTTGAGATTTCTCTAAACTTTGCGACGCAAAATACTTCACATCAATATCctcatcttcatttaaGTTCTTTAGTGCAGGAATTATTGTGTTCTTAATAGTATCTTGGTAAGTGTTTAGATCTTTGCTAAATGATTCCGCTACTGCAGCATATGACTTTGCAATAttaaatctaatatttGGTACTGAATCATTTGCTAAATGATTGATAAACGGTAAAATATCCTCTGCAGTAATTTTTTGAGACACAACAGGAATTAGTGTAGTTAAAGCAGATAGCAAAGTAAATCTATATACAAagttttctaataattgtgtatcaaattttaataatttagaaataatttcttcttgaCACCATTTATCCCCAAATATTTCTGTTAAAcgttttatattattaatagcAGCATTTCTGATCGAATATACGGTATCCCATAACCAAGAGAGGCATAATTCACGTAATTGTTTATCGAAAAATTCTTCGCCTAATTGTTCTGCTAAAATCGGTATGTATTTAATTATCGCAAGTCTAACCCTCCAATTCATATCGTTTGCTAATTCTGTAATGGCAGGTAGTAATGATTCTGATAATAGTTGAACACCTACGACATCATATACTGCTTTTAAATTACCAATTATATTAAGACGCACCTCTGGGAACTCATCCTTTAGCATATCTAACAATACTGgaattaaattatcagTGGTCTGTTGTCGGTCCAAAACATCTGCAATATTTGTAATAGTTAATGCTAAAGAGGCTCTAGTAGCTTCGTTATCATCCATGCTTAAGCTTCTAATAATTGGAAATATCTTTTCCAATACAACTGTTGGattgtttaataaactCACGAAACCAGGTAATTGTTTAGCAATTGCTTTCCTTATATCAGCCTCATTATCTTCGCATAGACCAATAAAAGGTTCAACTAaagaatttatatatgCTTCATCATTTGAGAATTGACTAGCaacttcttcaaatttatcGGCAATCATGTAACGAACTCTCCAAGATTCATCAGTTATTAACTTTTTAGTAGATTCTAATAGATCATTTGCATTAGAATAATCcttatttttgttaaaatattttaaaatcgAAATTAAACAATCAACTGCTAAAAATTTAACGGAATCTTGGTCATCATCCATAATCTTTTGAAACATTGTAGAAATGGATTTCCAATCTTCAGGTGTTGGCAAGGATTGATTTTGAGCAAACAAATCTATTATACTTGGTAAATTTTTGCTTGCAGACCTTCTAACCATTGGTGTTTCATCTTCTATTAATTGCAAATACATCGACAGCATATTCGATCTTATAGAATCGTCCTTTATTCTGACTAAAACGGATTTAAAAAGACCACATGCCGATACTTTGGCTGAAAACCAATCAGCAGTACTTAAATTTTGTATCAATGGAATAAAAGCATTAAATAGTTGCTCTTCGGATAGCTCCTGAGCAATATTGTTCAATGACATAACAGCCTTCTCTCTTACAACAGTATCTTCAGCAGAAGCTAATACCTCTAAAGGTTGAATAAGAATAGTCAAATGTTCAGGACCTCCAACATATTGTGTGAATTTCCCTAATTGGTCAGCTAAGATGGCAAAaacttcatcttcatcatccTGTGCAACTTCTAACAAAAATGGAATTAATTCATCTCTACATCTTTCGGGACCTAAAGCTTCGGCTACAGTGTCAATCCTCTGCATTGCTTCAACTCTATTGATAACATCGACATGTTTCAATTCATCCATTAAGAGTGCAAGTGGATAAATATCATCTTCTGGTGAAATCTCAGAACCCATTGTTTTCTAAATTAATAGCAATATACAATAACAAATTCCCACTGTTATATTTAAGGCTAATGTTAAAATCTATGATaattattatcttcaaacaaaataataaaaattaaaaagattCTTGTCacctttaaaaataaaattatcttaGTAACAGTATATAACAATATATCACGACGACTATTTCTTCTctacaatattattaattgtacTTGGAAACCTGTACTCTTGACGCTATCAATTATGAATATAGCACTATGTATAAAATTCAACTGACTATACTGAAAAGGTTATCTTGGGGTCCTTctttcatttaaataaatatataatttaactatttaaatttttttgaattctattttgttgttgtgtTTTCTCGTCGGATTAAGTTTactataaatttattttaaaagacTGATGAACCCGAGAATCCAATTGAATCATGTGACTCCTATTGCAGTAAATGTATTAATTTACATCAAAGGTGTCGTTAATTGTACTGTCAGACTTTGCATTATCTGGCACATCTAAAATATATGTGGGTGTATACATGTCATTAATGAAAGTGGTTATTGAGGAACTTTCTGTTGgtgtttttttttattttacgTTTGGGTTAGGTTGTTTTCGTATCTGTGGGTTCATTTATAACCATTCAGCACTTTGGGAAACTAGAAGTAAAAACAAATactgtttttttattaacaaatCTATAAACTATTCTTATCAAGTAAagtttataataaaacttcCAATATTCATGTAGGAATGAGTgatcatttatatttagggatttttatttattataataactCTTTGAGTTTTATAGAATGTATAAaatgtttattatttggGATGCATCTAGCGTGAATATATGGGACCCTTAAAAATGCTTCATATCAATCCCTCTAATTCTTATTATAGTTTCAACCATTTATCATTAACAATCTCATCAATGGTTGGACGCTTATTTGGATTCTTGGTTAATATCcttttaattaaatcaataCAATCTTGACTTGCATCGCTTgtgttattaatttttagTTCAGCTTCAAGAATCTCATCAATGTTATAGAAGGGATTCTCTTTAAACATtatagtatataataaaataccaATCGCCCAAATATCTTGTGGTTTACCAAGATACGGTTCACCACTTAGCACTTCTGGAGCAGCATAATCTATGGTACCAACAAAAACATCAAATGGACCACTGTTGACATAGGCTGCTGAACCAAAATCAATTAGCTTAACAAAACCTTTGGCATCAACAATAACATTTTCGTCCTTAACATCTCTATGAACTATATTAGAGTCATGCAAGTGCTTTATACCAAGCACAACTTGAATGAAAATCAATCTTGCCTCCGATTCGGTCATGTttgatttgaattcaattaaatcaaaCAAATCAATACACCCAGTTTCACCATGCAAGGGAGTTTcaatgtaataataatcatcatcttcaaaaaaatctaGAAGTTGCATGATATTTTCATGAGGACTTTTATTCAATGTTGTCATTATTTGGATTTCTGAAGGAATTGTACCCAACTGTCTATCTCTAACCCAGGTATCTACCAAAATTCTTTCTTTGAATATCATTTTGATAACAACAATATACCGTTTCTTTTTATGAAGGCATAAGTTAACTTTGCCATATGCACCTTCGCCCATCTTCTgtaaaataacaaaatcTGAAAACTTTTTCGTACGTTTTTGAGAACCAATTTGATTCTCTGGAACATGTAAAAATGTAGTCTTCAATTCAGATGGTGAATTCTTTAAAGAACTGATATTAGAATTAAGATCGGGGAAGGATCCACCGCTACTGATTTCTTTGGAAGGTACACGAGCAGACAATTGCAGAGATGAAGCTGATTTAGAACTGATGGGTGAGGTTGCCATGCTTTTAATTAGACCTTCATCAACAGTAAATCTACCTGAGTTGATAAATTGAGATTTATCTTTTACGTAGACATTTGCAAGTTCCAgtttatttcttaattcgctatcattaaaaatattttcattgtCATTAGTTTCAACATCTCCTTTTGAGTCTGTGtgtttcttattattagaCGTTTTCGGTGATAATACATTTGAGGAAGAACGTACCGATTCCGGCGTGCGTGGAACGTGTAAATTGAGGGAAGAATGTGATTGAGAACTGTTAGAATTGGGAGCAGTTCCTTGTGACGTAATAGTTTCTCCTGACATATGCTTATTATCAAGAGATAACTTAGAAAGCGCAGACAGATCTTTAATGTTTATTTTAAGGGTTGATTTTTTCGAAGAAGATGCCGAACTACTGTTACTGCTTATGAAAGCCAATTCGCTTTCGTTTAACATTTGTAGTTGCGAAGGATTAGAATTATAGTCTTCGAATACAACATCTCTTGAATGGGTTATCCAAACAAATGCAACAGATGGATCGACAACACGAAGTTGAAAATCTATCTTTATCGAACATCCATCTCTGTGAAGACCATCTATACCAACCGATGTGTAAAATGCATCCCGATCACCATCCATTTCAGCTTGGATTTTTCTAAAGAAATGCTCGGTTAGTACTAAACCTTTATTCCTGCAATTGGTAATATCCAAAGCTGAGTACTTCTGGGCTACGTATGAGATAATCTTCGAAAATAATGGAATAATTGTGTCAATATGCTCTCCAGCTAATTCACTAAAATGTAAACCAAACATGTTTTTGGCTATAGATCTGTTAAAAGTTATGAGTTGCAAAGTATGTGTATCGATGATGAAGAGACCAGCTTCATATGGCAAACTATGAACTTTTAACTTTAATTCTTTCTCTAACATGATTGCCGAAACAGCACATGGGATGTTATATGACAAATGGTTAATTGTGAAGTATCTTCTTCTATTTATATGATTTGCGACCCTTTCTTGAACAGAATATAGTTTATCTTccttttcaaatatttttcccTGCATAACATCTTTGATTAGTTTCGAAAGAGAAAGACTAATATCAGATACATCGTGCATTTCATTGGCAAATTTCACAGACTTTTTCTTCGTTGGAATTGGAGCAATATCAATGTtctcattttctttattagaagaaaaatcaTGATTTTCAAAGTCATTATCAGTATTTGTATGTGAAGGTAACAAAGCTAAagataattctttttccaTTGAAAGGCTACTCAATTTTAAGTCATCACCAGGgctttgtttttgtttgaATAAAGCATCATTGCTAACGATATCTTCTATCGAAAAATCATTCAAGTTAAGTTTTAAGTCCATGTAATCACATGGAACCTTCTCAAAAACACAGACtaataaattgttttttcttttcgCCCAAATTGATGCCCATATTAAGTTATTTTTTCCGGATCCTGACTTTTGACTACCACCCGGTTGAACAATAGCTACAATTTCACCTGTGAAAACGATATCTCTCCCTTCAGTTcctaatattttattgcaAACGAAATCTCTATTATCCGGATGAATCAAATCCAATAAAGATAATGCTTTGATGGCATTCCTAGATATACCAAATGATAAACATGATAAATCGTTAGCTGCCCTAAACTGCCACGGATATTGTTCAGAACATGTGAAAATCGCATGAGGTGCAGAGTTTTTAATCGAGGTGAATGTATGCAATAAACGGCCATAATCTTGTTGTGGTCTGAATTCAGTAAACGATTCGTTATCTTCGCTGGGAATCGCATttccattatttttatttccCAAAAATTCATTCATTTCTGTTTTCAATTCAGCCTCATCATCGATTGACCGTTCATCCGccaataattcaaaaaatggCTCGGCTAAACTATCCAATAACGTCTTTGTGACTGTAGTGGAGCCTGAATTTTTGACATCGCCAatgtttaatttattgatattcaaCAAGGACATGTTATGTAAAGCTGATGCTTTAGCAGACAAATTGTTTTCCAAGGTTTCATTCAATAAGTCTAATAATTGAACCAAATCGGATATACGCGATGTTACAATCTCTGCAGATTGACTCGCCgttgaattattataaaatatgttttctttttttgattcCACTCCCTTTCTGTGTTTTGTAGAGATAGAAATTGCAGTGAAGTTCAAATTATCTTCGTCAGATTCAGAGTTTATTTCACTTTCAGCACTTTCATCTccactattattattattataactAGTTTCATGTTCCGAAATGTTTGAAAGTTTATGCATTGTCATTTTATTAATCGAATGACTATttgatgtttttatttttccaTAGGCGCCATTAAGTGAACTACTGTGTCCACTAGGTAAATGCATTAAAGATGTTGCTCTTGGCATGGATGCAATGTTAGTGTCTGATACGGTTGGAGTATTCATGATCGTAGCAGTTGCACTTTTCGTAACAAATGCTTGCAATGTTGCTGAATGTGTTGTGTGcttatttaattgtaaaCTATCtcttctattatttttagcGTACACTCCATCTGCGCTGTCATAACTGGTATTATTATCTCTATTGTGTTGCGATGAATTGTAGCTTTCAAGATGACTTAAGAAATCTTTATCATGTTTAATGAATTGGCTTAAATGTCTTGAATGATTTGTCTCTGCATCGTCACCATTTGCGGAATTACTTCCAGAGGGATCCTTCAACATATCAGGGTTACCTATTAAAATTTCCAACGatcttttcaaaattttcagCCTGACAGCTAATGAATTTGGCGATAAGGGATTATATGAATACACATGGGTAGATTCATTAGGGAGATTCATCAGCTCCTGCATATCGATGTCCGTCGAGCAGGAGTTTAGAGAATGGAGTGAATTCGAACGTTCTTGTAAATTTGCTGCATTAGGAGGACTGAGATCTTCTATAACTTGTTTCTCTGAAACATTAAATTGTGACTGAGCTTGATTAGTAGGGTTTCCCTCATTTAGAATAGAATGTTTTTCTCTCAGAGTCTGAAAAGAATTCCTCGAAGTATCAGAACCACCTATGTAAGGCATTTGAtagaacaaaataaaacCAATCTAAAGCAAATATAAAGCTGTATCCAAAGAAGCAACTAGAATAAAGTAATGATGTGGTACTAAAAACGTATTAAAACTGGTATACCGAAGTCTTCAGGCACACTAGGAATTAATATAGTTTAGATTACCTTCAATAGATCGAGATCAGTGTTTTTTGATATCCCGTTGTAATGAGTGTCAAGACAATATATCACTAGCGTGTATATATTGGTACATAtacatagatatatatctaCATAAGCGTAGTTCATACAATTTAGTTTCATCTCTATATGTTGTTGctatatattatattttcagGTAGTTTGTTAAATTGCAAAGTCAAAAATTTAAGTTGCAGAACCGAAGAATGATGCTTGTGGGAAATACCCCATATTCCATAAGAAACGCACGCACAAAGCTCATTATTCCTTGAAAAATTAGGAGATGACCATCAATCAATTACACAAATGGACTAATCTCGGAGTGGAAGGGAGCAAAACAGAAACTGGAAAATTGGGAAGAACGGAACGGGGTTACCCGGCGAGAAAAGCTGCAATCGATGCCTGAAGCAGAAAACCGTCACGTGCTGTACACGTGAATACTTTAGTTGCTATTTTATCACGTGGTTGCACGTGACGGGTATTGTTCCCGTGACAGGAAAATGTTACTGGGTAGGGGGAGGGTGTGTGACACAAAATCAAAcataattttattcttaGTGACATAAATATCACtaagaataaaatacaaCAATCGTACATCAGACCATAGAGTTTACAACTCTCACAGGGCctgaatatataaactaaGGTCTTCTTTCCAAATAAAGGAATGTAACTCTCTTATAGTACTTCTACTGTTTAGACTTTTACTCAcaagaaaagaataaacGGTATTTGTCTTGGCATTGAGTACTCCCAGAAATACAAGTACTATTGACATCTAATTGAATACTATCTCTTTCGTTAGTCAGATAAAAAACACACAAGGAAAATGAGTTTGGGTGGATCATGCATTCTTTCTGCCATTGGTGGTATGGTTTACAAGTTCGATAGAAATCAGGTCTATGAACGTTTACCAGCGTCACAAgatattcatttaaaatattttaaattagaTAACTCGAACGATTCTAAAACTACGaaacaattgaatcaaACAACCGCTACCAATAAAGGGATCTATAACtctaaattcattaaattcaaaaatcaaGTTCCAGtcatattcattaattttttcaaagacTTTTTTGAATCAAGATCATTTATATTACCAATTAATGGgattaaagaattatttaataattttaaagtttATATGGTGCCAACTCTATTAACTtttatcatatattttttaatgtatTTACTGGTGTCTATGGCATATTTTGCCACTATCACACCAGTATATACAAGTTTACTGTTATTCTTAGGTCCACTAGGTTTAAtcatttcattaattcATACCGTTTTGCAAACAAATCAATTAACAATGATGTTCATGAGATTAAGCcatttccaaaattttgttgtgaaaaaatatattaatcaaAATGACTTGCAGGAGcttattaaaaataaaccCAAACCAATAAAATACTATATATCACCaagaacaaaatatttttgggTATATTATTTACCAAAAAAGTTAGTAAAATATGTTTTGGGTTTATTGGTATTCAATATGCTCTTTGCCATTAGCTTTGCACCAATTATTGGTCCATTCcttttccattttttaatagCACCTGTTATTACAAGAATTTATGTTTCGAAATTCTTTAGGTTAAGAGGGATAAGTAACGTAGAGAGAAATCAAAACTTCTATTTACATTTAGGAAGATATACAATTATTGGTTTATTTGCAGgattattagaaaatattccaattttatctggattttttttaacttcaAACACAATCGCCGTTACAATGTGGGgaattgatgaaatttcaaaattcgaataatcaataaaatttataaacaTACTAGCATTATTTACCAACAGTTATCATTAATTACTTAGCTTTTTCCAtttcaatttaaaaattatccCCACTATTagatattgatttaaaattcaaataaattaataatatatttcctttatttcttaaatgAGTGcacatataaatatatattaatatttacaaaactTAGTATAAAACAACACTATCAACGCAACCAAACCCAGCGGCAACACCACCTTCATTAGAAGAGTTAAATTTGGATCTTAATAACCAACCACTATActcattatataatatatcatcatcattgaACAACACACATCCAAATATACCTAATTCACTAATAATGCTTTCTCTAAAATATTCACCTCCACGAACTAAAACATTTTGAGTAGTTGGCTCAGGTTGAATCAATTCCATCAAAATATAAGCATTCcaatcatttttatctaatttttgtaaaaaaACTGGGATATCTTCTTTGTAGATATTATTACCACCTCCTTCCCTTTGTGGCTTTAAAACATAGTTGTTTGGAGATTCAAATGCAAGTTTTTGTCCTTGTTTCCCCAAATTAGAGTCATCTAAAGGATAAATTTTAACAAATGTAGAGTGCAAATCTTCAAGAGAGTCCTTGTCTTCGATGTAgtcttttaaaatatctttatcaGTTAAAAGTTGTTGAATTTTCTTAGTTCCTGACAATTGAGTCAATAAATCAGGTGCTTTAATGGCATAACTGTTTTCAAGATATAATCTAGTATCCCAGTCATCCTCACTAGCAAAATCAGATGGTGAATAACATGATCTAAAGTATATAACACCAATTTCTTCACCGGTAGCTTTCACAAACAATCTATTACTCTCTAAATCCATATAGGTAGAATTTTTAACTTCATCTAATATTAATCTTCTTGATTTAATGCCATAATTCGTTagtaaattatattctaatAGTCTTTGATCAAATGCATTTCTTTCCTTTTTCTGAACAATAAAGACAACAATTGGGTTTTCCTTTAGAGAGTCATAATGCTTAATTGCTGTAGCCAACCCTTCAGTTAACTTTTGTGATGAATCAGAAATTGGGATATTATCATAGAACTTTAATCCATTATTTAAGGAATATTTACCCGAATCATTTAGATATTCATGCAATTGACTGACCTTATAAGACAATCCACCAAATGATACAGAAACAGTGTTGAATTCAACTTGTTTAATTGCATTGCGttctttatcaattaaataatcaGATCTAAAGACACCTAATCTTAGCTTTTGCTTAATTCCTTTCCCCTCAGCTTTCAGATAGGTTTTCCACAACCTCCCTGTAAATTCAACATCAAATTTAGATAGCTTTTTAGATTCCTCACGTAACCAATTACTTTTATCTTGAGCTATCTTAGCATATAATTCGTTGTATGATTTTTGAACATTGACTGCATGTTCAAAACTTTCCCTTGGTAAAGGCGTTGGAAATACAGTAGTGGGAGCAGTTGATGCCccttcttctttaaaatttggtGGGTACATGACTAGTCCATTTGCTAAAGACCACTGATGCATTTCTGGAATAACATGGTTAACCAATTCCTCATCAGTTAATTTTGGAAAAGAAGGATATTTTCCTGACATTTTCTTAGATCgttcttcaattgatttaactTAAAAGTTAAATTGAATAAGTAATTAAAGTCCTGTTTGAACTGAGtcttataatataatatttaagtGTCATTTAAGACTCAATTGATTAACTTTAGATGCAGATAAACATATCAAACTGCTTTCCTTGTAATCGGTTATTAACCTTTTTTAGTTTCACCATCAGTTATTAGTAATATTTTGTAC
The Tetrapisispora phaffii CBS 4417 chromosome 8, complete genome DNA segment above includes these coding regions:
- the PSK1 gene encoding serine/threonine protein kinase PSK1 (similar to Saccharomyces cerevisiae PSK1 (YAL017W) and PSK2 (YOL045W); ancestral locus Anc_7.86); this encodes MPYIGGSDTSRNSFQTLREKHSILNEGNPTNQAQSQFNVSEKQVIEDLSPPNAANLQERSNSLHSLNSCSTDIDMQELMNLPNESTHVYSYNPLSPNSLAVRLKILKRSLEILIGNPDMLKDPSGSNSANGDDAETNHSRHLSQFIKHDKDFLSHLESYNSSQHNRDNNTSYDSADGVYAKNNRRDSLQLNKHTTHSATLQAFVTKSATATIMNTPTVSDTNIASMPRATSLMHLPSGHSSSLNGAYGKIKTSNSHSINKMTMHKLSNISEHETSYNNNNSGDESAESEINSESDEDNLNFTAISISTKHRKGVESKKENIFYNNSTASQSAEIVTSRISDLVQLLDLLNETLENNLSAKASALHNMSLLNINKLNIGDVKNSGSTTVTKTLLDSLAEPFFELLADERSIDDEAELKTEMNEFLGNKNNGNAIPSEDNESFTEFRPQQDYGRLLHTFTSIKNSAPHAIFTCSEQYPWQFRAANDLSCLSFGISRNAIKALSLLDLIHPDNRDFVCNKILGTEGRDIVFTGEIVAIVQPGGSQKSGSGKNNLIWASIWAKRKNNLLVCVFEKVPCDYMDLKLNLNDFSIEDIVSNDALFKQKQSPGDDLKLSSLSMEKELSLALLPSHTNTDNDFENHDFSSNKENENIDIAPIPTKKKSVKFANEMHDVSDISLSLSKLIKDVMQGKIFEKEDKLYSVQERVANHINRRRYFTINHLSYNIPCAVSAIMLEKELKLKVHSLPYEAGLFIIDTHTLQLITFNRSIAKNMFGLHFSELAGEHIDTIIPLFSKIISYVAQKYSALDITNCRNKGLVLTEHFFRKIQAEMDGDRDAFYTSVGIDGLHRDGCSIKIDFQLRVVDPSVAFVWITHSRDVVFEDYNSNPSQLQMLNESELAFISSNSSSASSSKKSTLKINIKDLSALSKLSLDNKHMSGETITSQGTAPNSNSSQSHSSLNLHVPRTPESVRSSSNVLSPKTSNNKKHTDSKGDVETNDNENIFNDSELRNKLELANVYVKDKSQFINSGRFTVDEGLIKSMATSPISSKSASSLQLSARVPSKEISSGGSFPDLNSNISSLKNSPSELKTTFLHVPENQIGSQKRTKKFSDFVILQKMGEGAYGKVNLCLHKKKRYIVVIKMIFKERILVDTWVRDRQLGTIPSEIQIMTTLNKSPHENIMQLLDFFEDDDYYYIETPLHGETGCIDLFDLIEFKSNMTESEARLIFIQVVLGIKHLHDSNIVHRDVKDENVIVDAKGFVKLIDFGSAAYVNSGPFDVFVGTIDYAAPEVLSGEPYLGKPQDIWAIGILLYTIMFKENPFYNIDEILEAELKINNTSDASQDCIDLIKRILTKNPNKRPTIDEIVNDKWLKL
- the LDS1 gene encoding Lds1p (similar to Saccharomyces cerevisiae YAL018C; ancestral locus Anc_7.85), which encodes MSLGGSCILSAIGGMVYKFDRNQVYERLPASQDIHLKYFKLDNSNDSKTTKQLNQTTATNKGIYNSKFIKFKNQVPVIFINFFKDFFESRSFILPINGIKELFNNFKVYMVPTLLTFIIYFLMYLLVSMAYFATITPVYTSLLLFLGPLGLIISLIHTVLQTNQLTMMFMRLSHFQNFVVKKYINQNDLQELIKNKPKPIKYYISPRTKYFWVYYLPKKLVKYVLGLLVFNMLFAISFAPIIGPFLFHFLIAPVITRIYVSKFFRLRGISNVERNQNFYLHLGRYTIIGLFAGLLENIPILSGFFLTSNTIAVTMWGIDEISKFE